In Candidatus Vicinibacter proximus, the following are encoded in one genomic region:
- a CDS encoding phosphoheptose isomerase, translating into MMNNNHLIFETDENGQRKSPMLGEGIKNFLIDIDGTICDDVPNEEPERMKTVAPYPDALEMLNKWYDAGHIIYFFTSRTEDLRDITDQWLKECGFRYHGLIMGKPRGGNYHWIDNHIVKATRYMGKFTALVKSTQETDVFED; encoded by the coding sequence ATGATGAACAACAATCATTTGATTTTTGAAACGGATGAAAACGGACAAAGAAAGAGTCCCATGCTTGGCGAAGGCATCAAGAATTTTTTGATTGACATTGATGGTACCATTTGTGATGATGTACCCAACGAAGAGCCGGAGCGAATGAAAACAGTTGCTCCTTATCCGGATGCATTGGAGATGTTGAACAAATGGTATGATGCGGGACACATCATTTATTTTTTTACCAGCAGAACGGAAGATCTTAGAGACATTACGGATCAATGGTTGAAGGAATGTGGATTTCGATATCATGGTCTGATTATGGGAAAACCAAGGGGAGGGAATTACCACTGGATCGACAACCACATTGTAAAAGCTACCCGTTACATGGGCAAATTCACCGCCTTGGTCAAGTCTACTCAGGAGACAGATGTCTTTGAAGATTAA
- a CDS encoding T9SS type A sorting domain-containing protein: MKSRYILAIAMFIQAINCHAQWNQTDGPYGNTDVLSIIPDDSIIFTLTNCGLFSKKTINNDWNLKNPHLFFSSYTKIKDSLFVVNNGIKLIDLLNPENSPTNISTLPFSTLTHSDSCIYGGGSPLGFYKSNNFGKTWIRHNTGLPIDTGSKPDPPYYYIIYDIKSVEMTSKYIFCGTTKGVYRNSEMLATWTPVNSGLPLSTVSFIKSFNDTLFVAIGNSLFKSLDFGNNWTLIFNSPSSITTVLKVNNQYLVGSSNNGIHYSIDNGKRWNTLNTGLPDLSITTLVYYDSMIICGTKSKGIFYNHNGQWITNKSGLICSNIKSLAKTKSGLVANDINNVYVSNNGTNWDSVNTPNIPKYPKLGSGIGSLATNGDTIYISYHYSTPIAPFFYSYIRYTKDNCNTWDELLTNLPYTLNGKLYKIYHENNRFFAYVDNKIYYTDNSGLNWINISLPSKYCNQIKAFVNYNSIPFIATCGDAQLLRLDSNQSWVLSNNGLPPNGKPISLVSCEGALFVYIQNYGMFVSFDNGNYWTFANNGLVTNISIRDFAYIGNNLFISSNYGVYFTNDFGQNWVSINNGLINLDLSSIKIMNDTLYVGTYGNGIWKRSLHEIPVNTQDPPQSDKSFIIYPNPASDYIHVANNSNAASFKIIDMIGKEVLSGNLEPQHEINISKIIDGAYIFLIHSGTKVQMMKFLINK; the protein is encoded by the coding sequence ATGAAGTCTAGATATATTTTGGCAATAGCGATGTTTATTCAAGCTATTAATTGCCATGCGCAATGGAATCAAACCGACGGCCCATACGGCAATACGGATGTTTTGTCAATAATCCCAGATGACTCAATAATATTTACATTAACAAACTGTGGATTGTTTTCTAAAAAAACAATAAATAATGATTGGAATCTAAAAAATCCCCATTTATTTTTTTCTTCTTATACTAAAATAAAAGATAGCCTTTTTGTTGTCAACAATGGTATAAAACTAATTGATTTATTGAATCCTGAGAATTCGCCTACTAACATTTCCACTTTACCTTTTTCTACACTGACACATTCTGATTCCTGTATTTATGGAGGAGGAAGTCCTTTAGGATTTTATAAATCAAACAATTTTGGGAAAACGTGGATTAGGCATAACACTGGCTTGCCAATCGACACAGGTTCAAAGCCGGATCCCCCATATTATTATATTATTTATGATATAAAATCTGTAGAAATGACCTCAAAATATATCTTTTGCGGAACGACTAAAGGAGTTTACAGAAATTCTGAAATGCTAGCAACATGGACACCAGTTAATTCTGGATTACCTTTATCTACTGTTTCCTTTATAAAATCATTTAATGATACGCTTTTTGTTGCAATTGGAAATAGTTTATTTAAAAGTTTAGATTTTGGTAACAATTGGACCTTAATATTTAATTCCCCTTCTTCCATAACAACTGTCCTAAAAGTAAATAATCAATATTTAGTTGGAAGTTCCAATAATGGTATACACTATTCAATAGATAATGGTAAACGATGGAATACTTTAAATACTGGTTTACCAGATTTGAGTATCACGACTCTTGTTTACTATGATTCCATGATAATTTGTGGAACAAAATCCAAGGGTATTTTTTATAATCACAATGGCCAATGGATTACTAATAAATCTGGATTAATTTGTTCGAATATTAAATCATTGGCTAAAACAAAATCCGGATTGGTCGCAAATGATATAAATAACGTTTATGTTTCAAATAATGGAACCAACTGGGATTCAGTAAACACACCAAACATACCCAAGTATCCCAAACTAGGATCTGGAATTGGGTCTTTGGCAACTAATGGTGATACCATTTATATAAGTTATCACTACAGCACTCCTATTGCACCATTTTTTTACTCTTATATCAGATACACGAAAGACAATTGTAACACTTGGGACGAATTACTAACAAATCTTCCTTACACATTAAACGGCAAGCTTTATAAGATTTATCATGAAAATAATAGATTTTTTGCATATGTAGATAATAAAATATACTATACCGATAACTCAGGACTAAACTGGATAAATATAAGCCTTCCCTCTAAATATTGTAATCAAATTAAAGCATTTGTTAATTATAACTCCATCCCTTTTATAGCCACCTGTGGTGATGCACAACTTTTAAGGCTTGATAGTAACCAAAGTTGGGTCTTGTCAAATAATGGACTACCACCCAACGGAAAACCGATATCTTTAGTCAGTTGTGAAGGTGCGCTATTTGTGTATATTCAAAATTATGGGATGTTCGTTAGTTTTGACAACGGGAATTATTGGACTTTTGCAAATAATGGGCTGGTTACAAATATTTCAATCCGTGACTTTGCATACATCGGTAATAATTTATTTATATCTAGCAATTATGGCGTCTATTTCACAAATGATTTCGGCCAAAACTGGGTTTCCATTAATAATGGATTGATCAACTTAGACCTGAGTTCAATAAAAATAATGAATGATACTTTATATGTTGGCACATATGGAAATGGAATTTGGAAACGAAGCCTCCATGAAATTCCTGTGAATACACAAGACCCCCCACAATCAGATAAATCATTTATAATTTATCCTAACCCAGCTTCAGATTATATTCATGTTGCTAATAATTCTAATGCAGCAAGCTTCAAAATTATTGATATGATTGGGAAAGAAGTATTGTCTGGTAACTTAGAACCACAACATGAAATTAATATTTCGAAAATAATAGATGGTGCATATATATTCTTGATTCATTCAGGCACAAAAGTTCAGATGATGAAATTCTTAATTAATAAATGA
- a CDS encoding peptidylprolyl isomerase: MTTNPKVFFDITINDQPAGRIVFELYADVAPITAENFRALCTGEKGFGFQGSGFHRIIPQFMCQGGDFTNHNGTGGKSIYGEKFNDENFIIKHTEPGLLSMANAGPNTNGSQFFITTVPCPWLDGRHVVFGKVVEGMDVVSKMEAVGSRSGATSVKVKISESGEVK; this comes from the coding sequence ATGACTACCAATCCAAAAGTATTTTTTGACATTACCATCAACGATCAGCCTGCAGGGCGAATTGTTTTTGAACTTTACGCAGACGTTGCGCCCATCACTGCTGAAAATTTCAGGGCGTTGTGCACCGGAGAAAAAGGTTTCGGCTTCCAGGGAAGCGGATTCCACCGTATCATTCCACAATTTATGTGTCAGGGAGGTGATTTTACCAATCACAACGGCACCGGAGGAAAATCCATTTATGGTGAAAAATTCAATGATGAGAATTTTATCATCAAGCACACAGAACCCGGATTACTATCTATGGCCAATGCTGGTCCGAACACTAATGGTTCGCAGTTTTTTATTACTACAGTACCTTGCCCTTGGTTAGATGGAAGACATGTGGTGTTTGGTAAAGTGGTTGAAGGAATGGACGTGGTGAGTAAAATGGAGGCTGTGGGATCACGCAGTGGAGCAACTTCCGTAAAAGTAAAAATCTCTGAAAGCGGAGAAGTGAAATAA
- a CDS encoding DUF3467 domain-containing protein — protein MADQPKNPNEINIELSEKVSEGVYSNLAIISHSHSEFVLDFIRLMPNIPKAKVKSRIILTPQHAKRLLKALADNVSKFENQFGTIQDPEPPQFPPMSFNTPTAQA, from the coding sequence ATGGCTGATCAACCAAAGAATCCCAATGAAATCAACATCGAGCTTTCTGAAAAAGTATCGGAAGGCGTTTATTCAAACCTGGCAATCATTTCACACTCCCACTCTGAGTTTGTACTCGACTTTATAAGGCTTATGCCTAACATACCTAAGGCAAAAGTGAAGTCTAGAATAATCCTTACACCACAACATGCCAAGAGGCTCCTAAAGGCCCTGGCGGACAATGTAAGTAAGTTTGAAAATCAGTTCGGAACCATTCAGGATCCAGAGCCGCCGCAATTTCCTCCTATGTCATTTAACACACCTACCGCCCAGGCCTGA
- a CDS encoding ribonuclease H family protein, which produces MKAKKKFYVVWQGQTPGVYHSWEDCLKQVKAYPDAKYKSFESLDEANDAYLSGYTYSGSQKAKAPSQRSQDWKKVVPVGSITVDAACQGNPGKMEYRGVDPYTGVELFHQGPYVHGTNNIGEFLALVHALALLKKLNKPQTPIYTDSKTAMSWVKRKIPNTKIEFNASNKAILDLLNRATQWLNQNTYSNPIIKWETEIWGEIPADFGRK; this is translated from the coding sequence TTGAAAGCGAAGAAAAAATTTTACGTGGTTTGGCAGGGGCAGACTCCGGGCGTGTACCACAGCTGGGAAGATTGCCTGAAGCAAGTCAAAGCATACCCCGACGCTAAATACAAATCCTTTGAATCGCTGGATGAAGCCAATGATGCGTACCTCTCCGGCTATACTTACTCCGGCAGCCAAAAAGCCAAAGCGCCGTCCCAGAGGTCTCAGGATTGGAAAAAAGTGGTGCCTGTAGGAAGTATTACGGTGGATGCGGCCTGTCAAGGCAATCCGGGCAAAATGGAATACAGAGGAGTGGATCCCTATACCGGTGTCGAACTGTTTCATCAGGGGCCCTATGTACACGGTACCAACAATATTGGGGAATTTCTGGCACTCGTCCATGCTCTGGCCTTGCTTAAAAAATTAAACAAACCCCAGACACCGATCTATACAGATTCTAAAACAGCCATGAGTTGGGTAAAAAGAAAAATTCCAAACACCAAAATTGAATTTAATGCAAGCAACAAGGCTATTTTGGATTTGCTGAACCGGGCCACTCAATGGTTGAATCAAAACACTTATTCCAATCCCATCATCAAATGGGAAACAGAAATCTGGGGAGAGATCCCGGCGGATTTTGGAAGAAAATAG
- a CDS encoding SulP family inorganic anion transporter: MRKKIKYYRLIWLKHDLPAGLAVFFVALPLCLGIALASGAPLYSGLMAGIIGGVVVSLISGSQLGVSGPAAGLTTVVAASIVSLGDFRMFLLAVIVAGMFQLILGLLKLGSIAHYFPSSVIKGMLAAIGIILISKQIPIALGYDEPDFWNSGFLGLFSEHKFLLNFISFNKSLTTGTIVITMLSLGLLIFFQGKYAHKFKLLPAPLAVVVLGIIFNQIFYQATSDYSLKHTQLVQIPHNVFTHIVFPDLSKIFTTHIIWIQGMIIGLLATLETLLCVEAVDKLDKRNRITPVNRELLAQGIGNILCGLLGAIPITAVVVRGAANADAGGRTKLASFTHGILLLAAVLAIPFLLNLIPYASLAAILLFTGYRLTPPKLYRNMWSLGWRQFFPFLITIVIILATDLLIGVSIGLLISIYFIIQNNFKAEYRISKKMAHDTEIHYIKLNSNVTFLNKVNLRKALDLIPEYSVLTIDGSECNFIDYDILEIISEYANKAHDRHIELHLHGIEKVNVTALH, translated from the coding sequence ATGAGGAAAAAAATCAAATACTACCGCCTTATCTGGCTTAAACATGATTTGCCCGCGGGTCTTGCGGTGTTTTTTGTGGCCCTGCCGTTGTGTCTGGGCATTGCACTGGCCTCGGGTGCACCCTTATATTCAGGTCTGATGGCCGGAATCATTGGCGGCGTAGTGGTGTCTTTAATCAGTGGCTCGCAGCTGGGTGTTTCCGGACCTGCAGCAGGGTTAACAACTGTGGTGGCTGCGAGTATAGTTTCATTAGGTGATTTTAGGATGTTCTTGCTGGCGGTGATAGTCGCCGGAATGTTTCAATTGATTTTGGGCTTACTTAAATTGGGAAGCATCGCCCATTATTTTCCATCCTCGGTCATCAAAGGAATGTTGGCAGCCATCGGAATTATCTTGATTTCAAAACAAATTCCAATTGCACTGGGATATGACGAACCTGACTTTTGGAACAGTGGATTCCTGGGATTATTCTCTGAACACAAGTTTTTATTGAACTTCATTTCGTTCAACAAAAGTCTCACCACCGGTACGATCGTGATCACCATGCTTTCCCTTGGATTACTGATATTTTTCCAGGGAAAATATGCACACAAATTTAAATTATTACCTGCACCACTAGCGGTAGTTGTATTGGGAATTATTTTTAATCAGATTTTTTATCAGGCAACTTCGGATTACTCTTTAAAACACACGCAACTTGTTCAAATCCCCCATAATGTTTTTACACATATTGTTTTTCCCGATTTGTCTAAAATTTTTACCACCCACATCATTTGGATACAGGGAATGATCATTGGATTACTTGCAACTTTGGAGACTTTGTTGTGTGTAGAGGCGGTGGATAAGTTGGATAAAAGAAATCGCATCACACCGGTTAACCGAGAGCTTCTTGCACAGGGAATAGGCAACATTCTTTGTGGTCTGCTTGGCGCCATTCCCATCACCGCTGTAGTAGTACGTGGTGCTGCCAATGCAGATGCAGGAGGGCGAACCAAACTCGCTTCTTTCACCCATGGCATTCTACTCCTTGCTGCCGTTCTGGCTATTCCATTTTTACTCAATTTAATTCCTTATGCGTCTCTTGCAGCCATACTTTTATTTACCGGTTACCGCCTTACACCACCCAAATTATACAGGAATATGTGGAGCCTTGGATGGAGACAATTTTTTCCATTCCTGATCACCATTGTGATAATTCTTGCAACAGATTTATTAATCGGTGTCAGCATCGGATTGCTGATTTCCATTTATTTTATCATACAGAATAATTTCAAGGCAGAATACCGCATCAGTAAAAAAATGGCCCACGATACAGAAATACATTACATCAAACTCAACAGCAATGTAACCTTCCTGAATAAAGTAAATTTGCGGAAAGCACTCGACCTTATTCCAGAATACAGTGTATTGACGATTGATGGAAGTGAATGTAATTTTATCGATTACGACATCCTGGAGATTATAAGCGAATACGCCAACAAAGCACATGATCGCCACATCGAATTACATTTACATGGGATTGAAAAAGTAAATGTTACCGCTTTGCATTAA
- a CDS encoding S9 family peptidase, translated as MKYLNLLFIFIVTNYILHAQKELLTEETLWKLGRVALEDVSPDGGSVVYSVTYFNIVANKGNTDLYVCKTDGTTPPVKITNYEGHENNARFTPDGKKILFLANGLLYSCNPDGSDQYKLADLEMNGFVIAPTNDRIAFLQDVKYRKTTTETYPGLPLANARLYNDLMYRHWKTWDDGHDSNVFTVELKNGMLVGEPVNIVNEPFEAPVEPNDGIEQVSFSPDGKMIAYSCKKYSGKDYALNTNTDIFLYDIQTKSTRNISGFNQGYDKSPIFSPDGNSVLWNAMLTPTYEADKDQLILYNFKSGEKKMLGAKFDNNAEHATFSKDGKFIYFISAVNACNQIMMQDIATAKVKQLTTGIHDYQSILVSPKGLIGSRVSMTNPAEIYSIHGMTGEAVQLTQINKSVWDKIKKAEVRQKWIQTTDGKKMLVWTILPPDFDPKKKYPTLLYCQGGPQSTVSQFFSYRWNLQLMASKGYVIVAPCRRGMPGFGQEWNLAISKDWGGQCMKDYLSAIDDAAKEPFVDKDRLGAVGASFGGYSVYYLAGNHNKRFKCFISHCGVFNLESMYGTTEEMWFVNYDFGGPFWDKAHAMQYEKFSPHKYVQNWDTPIMVMHGEKDFRVPVSEGLQAYQAAQLKNIPSRLVLFPEEGHWIQTPQNGLLWQKEYFGWLDKWLKN; from the coding sequence ATGAAGTACCTAAACTTGCTTTTTATTTTTATTGTAACAAACTATATCCTCCATGCCCAAAAAGAATTACTCACTGAAGAGACCCTTTGGAAATTGGGGCGGGTAGCATTGGAAGATGTTTCTCCGGATGGCGGAAGCGTAGTGTATTCAGTTACCTATTTCAACATCGTAGCCAATAAAGGGAATACTGACTTGTACGTCTGCAAGACCGATGGAACTACCCCTCCGGTAAAAATAACGAATTATGAAGGGCATGAAAACAATGCCAGATTTACGCCGGATGGGAAAAAAATCCTGTTTCTTGCAAATGGTCTCCTTTATTCCTGCAATCCAGACGGAAGCGACCAATACAAACTCGCTGACCTGGAGATGAATGGATTTGTGATTGCGCCTACAAACGACAGAATAGCTTTCCTGCAGGATGTGAAATACCGTAAAACAACTACGGAAACTTATCCCGGCCTGCCTCTTGCAAACGCCCGTTTGTACAATGATCTCATGTATCGTCACTGGAAAACCTGGGATGATGGTCATGACAGCAATGTTTTTACCGTGGAACTAAAAAACGGGATGCTGGTTGGGGAACCTGTGAACATTGTAAATGAACCATTTGAAGCTCCTGTGGAACCGAATGATGGAATCGAGCAAGTGAGTTTTTCACCCGATGGCAAAATGATAGCCTACAGTTGTAAGAAATACAGCGGCAAAGACTATGCACTCAACACCAATACCGATATTTTTCTGTACGATATTCAAACTAAATCTACCCGCAACATCAGTGGATTCAATCAGGGATATGATAAATCTCCGATCTTCTCTCCTGACGGCAACTCGGTGCTGTGGAATGCCATGTTGACGCCAACTTATGAAGCGGATAAAGATCAACTCATCCTCTACAATTTTAAATCCGGAGAAAAAAAGATGTTGGGCGCTAAGTTTGACAACAATGCCGAACATGCCACTTTTTCTAAGGATGGAAAATTTATTTATTTCATCAGTGCTGTCAATGCCTGCAACCAAATCATGATGCAGGACATTGCAACGGCTAAAGTAAAACAACTCACTACCGGAATTCATGATTACCAAAGCATCCTCGTAAGTCCAAAAGGATTGATCGGCTCAAGAGTTTCGATGACCAATCCGGCTGAAATATATTCCATTCACGGGATGACTGGCGAAGCGGTTCAGTTGACGCAGATAAATAAAAGCGTCTGGGATAAAATTAAAAAAGCAGAGGTCCGCCAAAAATGGATTCAGACTACAGATGGAAAAAAAATGCTGGTGTGGACGATCCTGCCTCCGGACTTTGATCCAAAGAAAAAATATCCCACTTTATTGTATTGTCAGGGTGGACCGCAATCCACTGTGAGCCAGTTTTTTTCTTATCGCTGGAATCTCCAACTGATGGCCTCCAAGGGTTATGTGATTGTGGCACCTTGCCGCAGAGGGATGCCCGGTTTTGGTCAAGAGTGGAATCTTGCCATCTCCAAAGATTGGGGAGGACAATGCATGAAAGACTATTTGAGTGCCATCGACGATGCAGCCAAGGAACCTTTTGTTGATAAAGATAGATTGGGAGCTGTTGGTGCAAGTTTTGGCGGATATTCCGTTTACTACCTAGCAGGAAATCACAACAAGCGATTTAAATGTTTCATCTCACATTGTGGTGTGTTTAATCTGGAGTCTATGTATGGAACCACCGAAGAAATGTGGTTTGTAAATTATGATTTTGGAGGTCCTTTCTGGGATAAAGCCCATGCCATGCAATATGAAAAATTTTCACCGCACAAGTATGTACAAAATTGGGATACTCCGATCATGGTGATGCATGGAGAAAAAGATTTTCGGGTACCTGTCAGCGAAGGACTGCAAGCCTACCAGGCTGCCCAATTGAAAAATATTCCAAGCAGATTGGTTCTGTTTCCTGAAGAAGGACATTGGATTCAAACGCCACAAAATGGATTGCTCTGGCAGAAAGAATATTTTGGATGGTTGGATAAATGGTTGAAGAATTAG
- a CDS encoding response regulator, protein MNIFGKDRFVSLAVKNAVVYILLILLSSSLIGFFLYRISSNIVISSSEQQLSHTVEILDVKINSYINNIRKDILFLSRSAFLKDYIKSMYQSGVPLMRNKLGEDYISFMSSRPDYAQLRIIGKENAGQEIIRVDQFEKGIHLVQRDQLQQKGFSSYFQETLTYPEDSVYFSVIDLNKEHGKISNPQMSTLRVACPIFIQDTTFGIIIINANLNAFLDELKKTVPKEFELYLMNHQGYYLTHPDPAKEFGFEHNLQPAGFVDLKIDLKNLQSDQSKIHSSATEKNLLAYKKINYPRKDYFLILGLQASRETLLVPFYRWQGSILLITLFIVLAVVFLALWWLRKQTLSLESITKSMTSFGQNLSTEKLPIHQNDEIGMLARSFSSMSQTIQQNIHTLAKARDEAEEANRQKEEFLQNMSHEIRNPLHTIIGMSRMLAENNPKSEQLPLIESLKFSSDNLLALVNDVLDYSKLKEGQITLQSEPIQLDQLLQQIHKAYLFEARTKKIELELILDKTIEGKVFKTDGLRLSQIINNLLSNALKFTHAEGKITLRVKGSQIQDGQFKLFFEVSDTGIGIQADQINLIHQRFQKMDSGQGISNIHGVGLGLPIVVQMLDLFGSKLEIKSELNKGSDFSFAMELKVLDQKSNVSKSLLPVSIDDRYKNILVIDDDPQIQLLYKHIFDKPGIKYVQLHHPDELKELSPGLLFELILTDYNFDDFKIVDHLSELRKFKPDGGAIVCVTGAHDISRVSTEGEEIFDAVIQKPVSPQKLIQRVNELAALQTYPAPDVEVLYRDYDFQKDKVLRALEILIAEWQDAMSGFKTAVDQHDAGLRDRILHKLVNSLRRFSLFDLEQLIHGLPIETSSEELDEKWKLVQMKMEFYLNYFVKERLKFQKD, encoded by the coding sequence ATGAATATATTTGGAAAAGATCGTTTTGTATCACTGGCCGTAAAAAATGCAGTGGTGTACATCCTGCTCATTTTGTTGAGTAGTTCGCTAATAGGTTTTTTCCTTTACCGCATTAGTTCCAACATAGTCATTTCTTCTTCTGAACAACAATTGTCTCATACCGTTGAGATCCTGGATGTGAAAATCAATTCTTACATCAACAACATCCGAAAAGACATTCTCTTTCTTTCGCGCAGCGCATTTCTGAAAGATTACATCAAAAGCATGTATCAGTCAGGAGTACCATTGATGAGAAATAAACTTGGAGAAGATTACATCAGTTTTATGTCCAGCCGACCTGACTATGCACAATTGCGAATCATTGGAAAGGAAAATGCAGGACAGGAAATTATCCGCGTTGATCAATTCGAAAAAGGAATCCATCTGGTGCAGCGCGATCAATTGCAACAAAAGGGATTCAGTTCTTATTTTCAGGAGACCTTGACTTACCCGGAAGATTCCGTTTATTTTTCAGTGATTGACCTGAACAAGGAGCATGGAAAAATAAGTAATCCGCAGATGAGCACACTGAGAGTGGCTTGTCCGATTTTCATACAGGATACTACTTTTGGAATCATCATCATCAATGCCAATCTGAATGCCTTTCTGGATGAATTAAAGAAGACGGTTCCAAAAGAATTTGAACTCTATCTGATGAACCATCAGGGATATTATCTTACACATCCTGATCCCGCAAAAGAATTTGGATTTGAACACAATTTACAACCTGCGGGATTTGTGGATTTGAAAATTGACCTCAAAAATTTGCAGTCTGATCAATCGAAAATACACTCCTCTGCTACAGAAAAAAATCTGTTGGCCTATAAAAAAATTAATTATCCACGGAAGGATTATTTCCTGATACTGGGCTTGCAAGCCTCAAGGGAAACTTTATTGGTGCCTTTCTACCGATGGCAGGGATCCATATTATTGATTACTTTATTCATAGTATTGGCAGTTGTTTTTTTAGCATTGTGGTGGTTAAGAAAACAGACCTTGAGTTTGGAGTCCATCACCAAATCCATGACGAGTTTTGGACAAAATCTCTCTACTGAAAAACTACCCATTCATCAGAACGATGAAATAGGAATGTTGGCGCGCAGTTTTTCTTCCATGTCACAAACTATCCAGCAAAATATTCATACGCTTGCCAAAGCAAGAGATGAAGCAGAAGAAGCAAACAGGCAAAAAGAAGAATTTCTGCAGAACATGAGTCATGAGATTCGCAACCCCTTGCATACCATCATCGGCATGTCCAGAATGCTTGCTGAAAACAATCCAAAGTCTGAGCAATTGCCTTTAATAGAAAGCTTGAAATTCAGTTCGGATAATTTACTGGCGCTGGTCAATGATGTACTCGATTATTCAAAACTAAAAGAAGGGCAAATTACTTTGCAAAGTGAACCGATTCAATTGGATCAGTTGCTGCAACAAATACACAAAGCATACTTGTTTGAAGCAAGGACCAAAAAAATTGAGCTGGAATTAATTTTAGACAAGACCATAGAGGGAAAAGTTTTTAAAACTGATGGATTGAGACTCAGTCAGATCATCAACAACCTGTTGTCCAATGCACTGAAGTTTACACATGCCGAAGGCAAAATAACGCTTAGAGTAAAGGGCAGCCAAATTCAGGATGGACAGTTTAAATTATTTTTTGAAGTTTCCGATACGGGCATCGGTATTCAGGCAGATCAGATAAATCTGATTCATCAAAGATTCCAGAAAATGGATTCCGGTCAAGGCATCAGCAACATTCATGGGGTAGGATTAGGCTTGCCGATTGTCGTGCAGATGCTTGATTTGTTTGGCAGCAAACTGGAAATTAAATCGGAGTTAAACAAAGGATCTGATTTTTCTTTTGCAATGGAACTGAAAGTGCTGGACCAAAAATCAAATGTCAGCAAATCTTTACTTCCTGTGAGTATTGATGATCGTTATAAAAATATTTTGGTGATCGATGATGATCCGCAGATTCAGTTATTGTACAAGCATATTTTTGATAAGCCAGGAATAAAATATGTACAGCTTCATCACCCCGATGAACTTAAAGAACTGTCCCCCGGTCTTTTGTTTGAACTCATACTAACGGATTATAATTTTGATGATTTTAAGATTGTGGATCATCTGAGTGAACTCAGAAAATTTAAACCGGATGGAGGCGCGATCGTATGCGTTACAGGTGCACACGACATTTCGAGAGTCAGCACAGAAGGAGAGGAAATATTTGATGCCGTAATACAAAAACCGGTGAGTCCTCAGAAATTAATTCAGCGCGTTAATGAGTTGGCAGCACTGCAAACTTATCCGGCACCGGATGTGGAAGTGTTGTATCGGGATTATGATTTTCAAAAAGATAAAGTGTTGCGGGCACTGGAAATCCTGATAGCTGAGTGGCAAGATGCGATGAGTGGTTTTAAGACCGCCGTAGATCAGCATGATGCGGGGCTCAGAGATAGAATACTACACAAGCTGGTAAACAGCCTGCGGCGATTCAGTTTGTTTGATCTGGAACAGTTAATTCATGGTCTACCCATTGAAACCTCTTCTGAGGAGTTGGATGAAAAGTGGAAGTTGGTACAAATGAAAATGGAATTTTATCTAAATTATTTTGTGAAGGAAAGATTAAAGTTTCAGAAGGATTGA